TTCCCTCGGCGGACGGCTCGCGTTTCCCTTTGGGGGATTGTATAGTTCCTCTAAATTTGCTTTAGAAGGAATTAGCGATGCGCTCCGCATGGAATTGGCTCCATTCAATATCAAGGTCAGTGTGATTGAACCAGGGCCAGTCAGTACGGAGTTTTTCGCGGTAGCAGCGCAACGAGTTGAGCAAGCGATATCAACTCCACAAGATACCCCTTACCGGGCTGCTTTTGAGCGGCTAGAAGGACTAGAGGAACGAACCAGTAGTCGAGCTTGGACTTCTGAACGGGTTGCTAAAGTGGTTGTGCGATCGCTCACCGACCGTCACCCTCGTCCCCGCTACGTGGCTGCCACTGGGGGAGATATTCTGCTGTTTTTAATGAACAAGGTGCTGCCTACCAGGGCGGTTGATGCTTTCTGGCAGCGTTTCTATGGAATTGATAAAGTCGCCAAAGACTGGCAAAGTCGTCAGAAACAGGGGTAATCGGGATTGGGGAATTGTCACTCGTCACGATTGTTCCTCATTCGTCTTTGGTTTGTTGCGACTGCCTAATGACGAATCACCTTTTTCTCAATTACCATAACCCCTTACCCGTCCCTCATCTTTAAATTGCCATTCATGGATTTACTAGAATATCAAGCTAAAGAATTATTTCGGGAAATGGGCATCCCTGTTTTGCCTTCTCAGCGAATTGACCATTCCAGAGACCTAAAGGGTTTGCAAATTCCCTACCCGGTTGTTCTAAAATCACAGGTGCGTGCTGGTGGACGGGGTAGAGCTGGTGGAATTCGGTTTGCAGAAAATACGATCGATGCGATCGCGGCAGCACGAACGATTTTTAATTTGCCAATTCTGGGTGAATATCCCCAAGTTTTGCTGGCAGAAGCAAAATACGATGCCACTCGTGAATTTTATTTAGCTGTCACCCTAGACTACGAGCTTCGTCGCCCGGTGCTACTGGGTTCCTCACAAGGAGGTATGAACTTGGAAGCGGTGATGGAGCTTCTTCAGCAAGTCGTTGTAGACCAAGAATTTTCCTCTTTTTATGCCCGCCATCTGACCCTGAAAATGGGACTCCAAGGTGCCTTGATCCAGTCAGTTAGCACCGTTGTCGAAAAGATGTACCATCTGTTTGTCCAAAACGATTTGGATGGAGTGGAAATCAATCCTCTGGGTGTAAGTCCTACAGGCGAACTGATGGCTTTGGATGGCAAAATTAC
The Coleofasciculus sp. FACHB-1120 genome window above contains:
- a CDS encoding SDR family oxidoreductase; this encodes MKTDTPLLSEQVILITGASTGIGAALAKLLATQSLGIRLVLAARNQEKLEEVATFCRKAGADVLVVPTDISQVEQAKALATKTIDHFGRVDALVNNAGYGQMGPVELIPFEAVQQQFQVNLLGPLALIQALIPGMRDQGGGRIINISSLGGRLAFPFGGLYSSSKFALEGISDALRMELAPFNIKVSVIEPGPVSTEFFAVAAQRVEQAISTPQDTPYRAAFERLEGLEERTSSRAWTSERVAKVVVRSLTDRHPRPRYVAATGGDILLFLMNKVLPTRAVDAFWQRFYGIDKVAKDWQSRQKQG